The following are encoded together in the Vigna unguiculata cultivar IT97K-499-35 chromosome 2, ASM411807v1, whole genome shotgun sequence genome:
- the LOC114166713 gene encoding 7-deoxyloganetic acid glucosyltransferase-like — protein sequence MAEAHVLIFPLPLPAHVVSMLKLAELLALQNLRITFLTTDTIHSRLTRFGDIQVLSESYPTLHFKTLSDCYDEGGHPGFGDRIWDFISSVTLHAKPFLRDILLSHTPQIPKLSCVIQDGIFGSLSAGVAAELNISIPIIHFRTISSCCFWAYISATKLLQCQELPIRGDDDMDRIIKNLPGMENLLRCRDLPSFFRPNKQGNSTFESYVDRSRQSLAADAFILNSFEDLEGPVLNQIRHHFSKVFTVGPLHHHLITRKTESNQGKEIPRFKNSIFQVDRSCMTWLDAQPEGSVMYVSFGSSTIVKKEDLMEIWQGLVNSKKRFLWVMRPDIVAGKHNEDEIPTEVKEGTKERGFIVEWAPQEEVLAHKAIGGFLTHSGWNSTLESLVAGVPMICWPYFADQQINSRFVSEVWKVGLDMKDVCDRDVVEKMVNDVMVHRRDEFLKSARAIAMLAHKSVSPGGSSYTSLHDLIEYIKGENN from the exons ATGGCAGAAGCGCACGTGCTGATCTTCCCTCTTCCATTGCCGGCGCATGTTGTGTCCATGCTGAAGCTCGCCGAGCTTCTGGCCCTTCAGAATCTCCGCATCACCTTCCTCACCACCGACACCATCCACAGTCGCCTCACTCGTTTCGGTGACATCCAAGTTCTCTCAGAATCCTACCCTACGCTCCATTTCAAGACCCTTTCCGATTGTTACGACGAGGGTGGCCACCCTGGATTCGGAGACCGTATCTGGGACTTCATTTCTTCCGTAACTCTCCACGCTAAGCCCTTCTTGAGAGATATTCTGCTCTCCCACACTCCTCAAATTCCCAAACTTAGTTGCGTTATTCAGGATGGAATCTTCGGAAGCCTTTCCGCTGGCGTCGCTGCTGAGTTAAACATATCCATACCAATCATTCATTTCCGAACCATTAGTTCTTGCTGCTTCTGGGCTTATATCTCTGCTACAAAGCTCCTCCAATGTCAAGAACTTCCCATCAGAG GAGATGACGACATGGATCGGATCATAAAAAACTTGCCAGGAATGGAGAACTTGCTTCGGTGCAGAGATCTTCCAAGTTTCTTTCGACCAAACAAACAGGGGAACTCGACTTTTGAGTCCTATGTAGATCGGAGTCGACAATCACTTGCAGCAGACGCGTTTATCCTCAACTCATTTGAGGATCTAGAAGGCCCTGTCCTCAACCAAATACGTCATCATTTTTCCAAAGTTTTCACCGTTGGCCCTCTCCACCACCATTTGATCACGAGAAAGACAGAATCCAACCAAGGAAAGGAGATTCCCAGGTTTAAGAACAGTATTTTTCAAGTAGACAGGAGCTGCATGACGTGGCTGGACGCTCAGCCTGAAGGGTCAGTGATGTATGTGAGCTTCGGAAGTAGCACTATTGTGAAAAAGGAAGATTTAATGGAGATTTGGCAGGGTTTGGTGAACAGCAAGAAGAGGTTCCTGTGGGTGATGCGGCCTGACATTGTTGCAGGAAAACACAATGAGGACGAGATACCAACTGAGGTGAAGGAAGGGACTAAAGAGAGGGGGTTCATTGTGGAGTGGGCCCCGCAAGAGGAGGTGCTGGCACACAAAGCCATTGGTGGGTTTCTGACACACAGTGGGTGGAACTCAACCCTGGAGAGCTTGGTGGCTGGTGTACCCATGATTTGTTGGCCGTACTTTGCGGATCAGCAGATTAACAGCAGGTTTGTGAGTGAGGTTTGGAAGGTTGGATTGGACATGAAAGATGTTTGTGACAGAGATGTTGTGGAGAAGATGGTAAATGATGTCATGGTTCATAGGAGGGACGAGTTTCTAAAATCAGCTCGAGCAATAGCTATGTTGGCACACAAGAGTGTGAGTCCAGGTGGTTCCTCTTACACCAGTCTCCACGATTTGATTGAGTACATTAAAGGAGAAAATAATTAA
- the LOC114174213 gene encoding AP2-like ethylene-responsive transcription factor AIL6 — translation MARATNWLSFSLSPMEMLRTSEPQFVQYDAASAATNSHNYFLDNLYTNGWGNGNLKPQMLMEQNLNQNDVSFVESSQSQSVSHAPPPKLEDFLGDSSAVMRYSDSQTETQDSSLTHMYDHHHGSAYFGDQQDLKAIAGFQAFSTNSGSEVDDSASIGKVQPSEFGTHSVESSGNEFAAFSGGPTGTLSLAVAQSSEKAVVAADSGSSKKIVDTFGQRTSIYRGVTRHRWTGRYEAHLWDNSCRREGQARKGRQVYLGGYDKEEKAARAYDLAALKYWGPTATTNFPVSNYSKELEEMKHATKQEFIASLRRKSSGFSRGASIYRGVTRHHQQGRWQARIGRVAGNKDLYLGTFATEEEAAEAYDIAAIKFRGANAVTNFEMNRYDVEAIMKSALPVGGAAKRLKLSLESEQKVGVSSSQQNPPCGNVSGSINFSAIHQPIASIPCGIPFDSSAAYYHHNLFQHFHPSNAGTAVSTVTSGNATGLTALPPPATTAAEFFIWPHQSY, via the exons ATGGCACGTGCCACTAACTGGTTATCGTTCTCCCTCTCCCCCATGGAAATGCTCCGAACCTCTGAACCTCAGTTCGTGCAATACGACGCCGCTTCCGCCGCAACTAACTCGCACAACTACTTTCTCGATAACTTGTACACCAACG GGTGGGGAAACGGGAACCTCAAACCTCAGATGCTGATGGAGCAGAATCTGAACCAGAACGACGTCAGTTTTGTCGAATCCTCCCAGTCGCAGAGTGTCAGCCACGCGCCACCGCCAAAGCTTGAGGACTTTCTCGGCGACTCCTCCGCGGTGATGCGTTATTCCGACAGCCAGACGGAGACGCAGGACTCATCGCTGACTCACATGTATGACCACCATCATGGCTCTGCGTACTTTGGCGACCAGCAGGATCTCAAGGCCATTGCTGGTTTTCAAGCTTTTTCTACCAACTCTGGCTCCGAGGTTGATGATTCGGCATCCATTGGAAAAGTGCAACCCAGCGAGTTCGGGACTCACTCTGTTGAGTCCTCTGGAAACGAGTTTGCCGCGTTTTCCGGTGGTCCCACCGGCACTCTCTCGCTGGCTGTCGCGCAGAGCTCTGAGAAGGCCGTCGTGGCAGCAGATTCCGGTAGCTCGAAGAAGATCGTGGATACCTTCGGCCAGCGGACTTCTATTTACAGAGGTGTCACCAG gCACCGATGGACAGGTAGATATGAAGCGCATCTTTGGGACAACAGTTGCAGAAGAGAGGGTCAAGCCAGGAAAGGGCGTCAAG TTTATTTGG GTGGATACGATAAGGAAGAAAAAGCCGCGAGAGCTTATGATTTGGCAGCTCTAAAGTACTGGGGTCCCACTGCTACCACCAACTTCCCT GTGTCCAATTATTCAAAGGAACTGGAGGAGATGAAGCATGCAACGAAGCAAGAATTTATTGCATCACTGCGAAG GAAAAGTAGCGGCTTCTCTAGGGGAGCTTCGATATACAGAGGTGTCACAAG GCATCATCAACAGGGTAGGTGGCAAGCAAGAATTGGCCGCGTAGCTGGAAACAAAGATCTCTACCTGGGAACATTcg CAACGGAAGAGGAGGCGGCGGAGGCATATGACATTGCTGCAATAAAGTTCAGAGGTGCAAACGCAGTAACCAATTTTGAGATGAACAGATACGATGTGGAAGCTATAATGAAGAGTGCTCTTCCGGTGGGTGGTGCAGCGAAACGCTTGAAGCTTTCCCTTGAATCGGAGCAGAAAGTTGGTGTGAGCAGCAGTCAGCAGAATCCACCGTGTGGAAACGTGAGTGGCAGCATAAATTTCTCGGCCATTCACCAGCCTATTGCTTCAATCCCTTGTGGAATTCCCTTTGATTCTTCGGCAGCGTATTATCATCACAACCTTTTCCAACATTTTCATCCTTCCAACGCCGGCACGGCAGTTTCCACCGTCACTTCCGGCAATGCAACTGGGCTTACTGCACTTCCTCCACCGGCGACGACCGCAGCTGAGTTCTTCATTTGGCCTCACCAGTCTTATTGA
- the LOC114174186 gene encoding 7-deoxyloganetic acid glucosyltransferase-like, whose protein sequence is MAGAHVVMFPCPLQGHVRPMLKLAELLALHHLHVTFLNTQSSHNRLTRYGDIQSLSASYPTLHFNTIADCYSHGNHPGSGDTTMGDIILSTTLHAKPLLRNILLAHTPEIPKVTSIIQDGIFGSLSNDLASELGIRITILHFRTSSPCCFWPYFWLPNLFKTNELPIRGDEDMDRIISNMPGMENLLRCRDLPSFCRPGTKGNLSIDWVSFQTKQSLLADALILNTFEELDRLVLSQIRLHFPKVYTLGPLHHHLNVRKAETNEANDTPSIRNSFFEEDKSCMAWLDAQAQGSVLYVSFGSSTVVTRQELMEFWHGLVNSKKRFLWVMRPDLVVGRENGDRIPEELEEGTKERGFMVEWAPQEEVLAHKAIGGFLTHSGWNSTLESLVAGVPMICWPYFADQQVNSRFVSDVWKVGLDMKDVCDRDVVEKMVNDIMVHRRDEFLKSAQAMAVLAHQSVSPGGSSHSSMQELIPYIKSVSKENN, encoded by the exons ATGGCCGGGGCACACGTAGTGATGTTTCCATGTCCATTGCAGGGCCATGTACGGCCCATGCTGAAACTCGCAGAGCTTCTTGCACTTCACCATCTCCATGTCACCTTCCTCAACACTCAGAGTAGTCACAACCGTCTCACTCGTTACGGTGACATTCAATCTCTCTCAGCCTCCTACCCCACGCTCCATTTCAACACCATTGCTGATTGCTACAGCCATGGCAACCACCCTGGATCCGGAGACACTACCATGGGCGACATAATACTTTCCACAACTCTACACGCCAAACCCCTCTTGAGAAATATTCTGCTCGCCCACACTCCTGAAATTCCCAAAGTTACCTCCATTATTCAGGATGGCATCTTCGGAAGCCTTTCCAATGACTTGGCTTCTGAGTTAGGGATACGAATAACAATCCTTCATTTTCGAACCAGCAGTCCCTGTTGCTTCTGGCCTTATTTCTGGCTTCCAAACCTCTTCAAAACCAACGAACTTCCCATTAGAG GAGATGAGGACATGGATCGCATCATAAGCAATATGCCAGGCATGGAAAACTTGCTTCGCTGCAGAGATCTCCCTAGTTTCTGCAGACCAGGAACAAAAGGGAACTTGTCTATTGACTGGGTTTCGTTCCAGACCAAACAATCACTTTTAGCAGACGCGTTGATACTCAACACGTTTGAGGAGTTAGATCGCCTTGTCCTCTCTCAGATACGTCTTCACTTCCCCAAAGTCTACACCCTGGGCCCTCTCCACCACCATTTGAACGTGAGAAAAGCAGAAACCAATGAAGCAAATGACACTCCTTCGATTCGGAATAGTTTTTTTGAAGAGGACAAAAGCTGCATGGCGTGGCTTGACGCTCAGGCTCAAGGGTCGGTGTTATATGTGAGTTTCGGCAGTTCAACGGTCGTGACAAGGCAGGAACTGATGGAGTTTTGGCATGGTTTGGTTAACAGCAAGAAACGGTTCTTGTGGGTGATGCGGCCTGATTTGGTGGTGGGAAGAGAGAACGGTGACCGGATACCGGAAGAGCTGGAGGAAGGGACTAAAGAGAGAGGGTTCATGGTGGAGTGGGCGCCGCAAGAGGAGGTGCTGGCCCACAAGGCCATTGGTGGGTTTTTGACACACAGTGGGTGGAACTCAACGTTGGAGAGTTTGGTGGCTGGTGTGCCCATGATTTGTTGGCCCTATTTTGCTGATCAGCAGGTTAACAGCAGGTTTGTGAGTGATGTTTGGAAGGTTGGATTGGACATGAAAGATGTTTGTGACAGAGATGTTGTGGAGAAGATGGTAAATGATATCATGGTTCATAGGAGGGATGAGTTTCTGAAATCAGCTCAAGCAATGGCTGTGCTGGCTCACCAGAGTGTGAGTCCTGGTGGTTCTTCTCACTCCAGCATGCAAGAGTTGATTCCTTACATAAAATCAGTGAGTAAGGAAAATAACTAA
- the LOC114169346 gene encoding receptor-like cytosolic serine/threonine-protein kinase RBK1, with product MALTRSNVKEFISDGEASPRAILETPVSETESETDTSIESGKDGYMLPWKSMVDVFKFKSVRKLTSIPLLSVSHDISRKGLTKKLARIRSAEDGIDIGDIPAKPSWRNFDYEELAAATKDFSAENLVGKGGHAEVYKGCLPDGQIIAVKRLMKNEKDAADRAGDFLTELGIIAHINHTNATHLVGFGVDGGLFFVLQLAPHGSLSSLLFGSEGMDWEKRFKVAVGVADGLHYLHKECPRRIIHRDIKASNILLNDNYEAEISDFGLAKWLPNKWANHVVFPIEGTFGYLAPEYFMHGIVDERTDVFAFGVLLLELITGRRAVDSDSRQSLVTWAKPLLDTRNVKDIADPRLGEAYDRTEMMRVMVTASMCVHHASSKRPFMNKVVQLLKGEEAIIDIKQTIEPKSQLLEACDLEDYTCSSYLKDMSRHMQLIME from the exons ATGGCATTAACGCGTAGTAACGTGAAAGAGTTTATAAGCGATGGCGAGGCATCGCCTAGGGCGATTCTGGAAACCCCTGTTTCGGAAACAGAGTCCGAGACAGATACGTCGATAGAGAGCGGAAAAGACGGTTACATGTTGCCATGGAAGTCTATGGTTGACGTTTTCAAGTTCAAGTCTGTGCGAAAATTAACTTCCATTCCTTTGCTTTCGGTGAGCCATGATATCTCTCGGAAGGGTTTGACCAAAAAACTGGCTCGTATTCGAAGTGCCGAAGACGGCATTGATATTGGAGATATTCCCGCCAAACCCTCTTGGAGAAACTTTGATTATGAAGAGTTAGCAGCTGCTACTAAAGATTTCAGTGCTG AGAACTTGGTTGGGAAAGGTGGTCATGCTGAAGTGTACAAAGGGTGTTTACCTGATGGTCAAATTATAGCAGTAAAGAGGCTAATGAAGAATGAAAAGGACGCTGCAGATAGAGCTGGTGATTTTTTGACAGAGCTAGGGATTATTGCACACATAAACCACACAAATGCAACGCACCTTGTTGGGTTTGGGGTTGATGGAGGCCTCTTCTTTGTCCTGCAATTAGCTCCGCATGGAAGTCTCAGTTCTTTGCTTTTTG GTTCTGAAGGCATGGACTGGGAAAAACGATTCAAGGTAGCTGTTGGAGTGGCTGATGGATTGCATTATCTCCATAAAGAGTGTCCAAGGCGAATCATTCATAGGGACATCAAGGCCTCCAACATCCTACTAAACGATAATTACGAAGCTGAG ATTTCAGATTTTGGACTGGCAAAGTGGCTTCCAAACAAATGGGCCAACCATGTTGTCTTCCCAATAGAAGGCACATTTGG GTATTTGGCTCCGGAGTATTTTATGCATGGAATTGTTGATGAGAGAACTGATGTATTTGCATTTGGAGTTTTACTGTTGGAGCTCATAACTGGCCGTCGTGCAGTTGATTCAGATAGTAGGCAAAGTCTTGTCACTTGG GCGAAGCCACTGCTAGACACACGCAATGTAAAGGACATAGCAGACCCCAGATTAGGAGAGGCATATGATCGTACAGAAATGATGCGTGTCATGGTGACAGCTTCGATGTGTGTCCACCATGCATCCTCCAAGCGGCCATTCATGAACAAG GTTGTGCAGCTGCTAAAGGGTGAAGAGGCAATTATAGACATTAAGCAGACAATTGAACCAAAATCTCAATTGTTAGAGGCATGTGACCTAGAAGATTATACTTGCTCAAGTTACCTGAAGGACATGAGTCGCCACATGCAACTGATCATGGAGTGA
- the LOC114174288 gene encoding 7-deoxyloganetic acid glucosyltransferase-like: MAEEEAAAGRHHVLLLPGPMQGNVNSMMKLAQLLALHHFHITFLTTDFIHRRLHRFADIHSLSQTYPNLEFKSISDGLPDHHPRSNNNAFADLYSFFNSHGKPLLTEILLSKTAAKPKVTCLIGDGFLGGLTADVADEVGIPVIHFRAISVSSFWALFCAPNLFESNELPIRGEEDMDRIITALPGMENIIRCRDLPSFYRGTESNQVDPLKSTVFDCHQTLRARGVILNTFEDLDGPLLSQMRLKFLRVFAVGPLHAHLNSRRVSDAKTTPSTASFWEADRSCLTWLDSQPLQSVLYVSFGSITTVTRERLMEFWYGLVNSKKRFLWVIRPDMVAGEDNGDRVPAELEEGTKERGFIVGWAPQEEVLTHKAIGGFLTHSGWNSTLESLVAGVPMICWPCFADQQINSRFVSEVWKIGLDMKDLCDRHVVEKMVNDVMVHRREEFLKSAQAMATLAHKSVSPGGSSYSSLQDLVEYIKSVGRKNN; encoded by the exons ATGGCAGAAGAAGAAGCAGCAGCAGGTAGACACCATGTGCTCCTCTTACCAGGACCAATGCAAGGCAACGTAAACTCCATGATGAAGCTGGCACAGCTTCTAGCTCTGCATCACTTCCACATCACCTTCCTCACCACCGACTTCATCCACCGCCGCCTCCACCGTTTCGCCGACATCCACTCTCTTTCACAAACCTACCCCAACCTCGAATTCAAGTCCATCTCCGATGGCCTCCCTGATCATCACCCTCGTTCCAATAACAACGCTTTCGCTGACCTCTATTCTTTCTTCAACTCGCATGGAAAACCTCTCCTCACAGAAATTCTTCTCTCCAAAACTGCTGCCAAGCCCAAGGTCACGTGCCTCATTGGTGACGGATTCCTCGGAGGCCTCACCGCTGACGTGGCGGATGAGGTTGGGATACCGGTCATTCATTTTCGCGCCATCAGTGTTTCAAGCTTCTGGGCTTTGTTCTGTGCTCCAAATCTCTTTGAATCCAACGAACTTCCAATCAGAG GAGAGGAAGACATGGATCGCATCATAACCGCTCTTCCAGGCATGGAAAACATTATCCGATGTCGAGATCTCCCAAGTTTTTATCGAGGAACAGAATCCAACCAAGTAGATCCTTTAAAATCCACGGTCTTTGATTGCCATCAAACACTTCGAGCCCGAGGAGTCATACTCAACACTTTCGAGGATCTAGATGGTCCTCTATTGTCACAAATGCGTCTCAAGTTTCTCCGTGTCTTCGCCGTTGGTCCTCTCCATGCGCACTTGAACTCCAGAAGAGTATCCGACGCCAAAACGACGCCGTCCACGGCTTCTTTCTGGGAAGCGGATAGAAGTTGCTTGACTTGGCTTGACTCTCAGCCGTTGCAATCGGTGCTATATGTGAGCTTCGGTAGCATTACTACCGTAACAAGGGAGAGGCTCATGGAGTTTTGGTACGGTTTGGTGAACAGCAAGAAGAGGTTCTTGTGGGTGATTCGGCCAGATATGGTGGCCGGAGAAGACAACGGTGACCGGGTACCGGCTGAGCTGGAGGAAGGGACTAAAGAGAGGGGGTTCATAGTGGGGTGGGCGCCACAAGAGGAGGTGCTGACACACAAGGCCATTGGTGGGTTTTTGACACACAGTGGGTGGAACTCAACCTTGGAGAGTTTGGTGGCCGGTGTGCCCATGATTTGCTGGCCATGCTTTGCGGATCAGCAGATTAACAGCAGATTTGTGAGTGAGGTTTGGAAAATTGGATTGGACATGAAAGATTTGTGTGATAGACACGTTGTGGAGAAGATGGTAAATGATGTGATGGTTCATAGGAGGGAGGAGTTTCTGAAATCAGCTCAAGCAATGGCTACGTTGGCTCACAAGAGTGTGAGTCCAGGTGGTTCCTCTTACTCCAGTCTCCAAGATTTGGTTGAATACATTAAATCAGTTGGCaggaaaaataattaa